A portion of the Juglans microcarpa x Juglans regia isolate MS1-56 chromosome 1D, Jm3101_v1.0, whole genome shotgun sequence genome contains these proteins:
- the LOC121234350 gene encoding uncharacterized protein LOC121234350 isoform X1 — protein sequence MGEILYDLEQALRSKKEKIRPEEEDFFRACKSDASRFFRFNALAAGCLTFSATGRLNLLSQISLSVGAAALFGLWRFGRHLDSCVDRVLAHTGDRMQFELANIILTKYRHDPWRMQLISKHFFPEEVFDDTNPDQPKLLWRYRTLFNDVIRGQSAHESDSPSYSKSDSNSNYNGDSHKNHTNSYNKMHSDARNDSDGKRTNSESKEVPGNPGIDLMENPFDCVFGNLALREEIRLPNTSSILPGTHTRGHKRSHRRRRMRHQDVPINPQHMG from the exons atggGCGAAATCTTGTACGATCTCGAACAAGCTCTCAGGTCCAAAAAG GAGAAAATAAGGCCTGAAGAGGAAGACTTTTTCCGAGCTTGCAAGTCCGATGCCTCTCGGTTTTTTAGGTTTAACGCTCTTGCTGCCGGCTGCCTTACGTTTTCAG CAACAGGGCGACTGAATTTGCTTTCTCAAATCAGCCTTTCAGTAG GAGCTGCAGCTTTATTTGGGTTGTGGAGGTTTGGTCGGCACCTTGATTCATGTGTTGATCGTGTTCTTGCACACACTGGAGATCGAATGCAGTTTGAGTTGGCAAATAT AATATTAACAAAGTACCGGCATGATCCTTGGAGAATGCAGCTTATCTCTAAGCATTTCTTTCCTGAAGAAGTTTTTGATGATACAAACCCAGATCAGCCAAAACTACTGTGGCGGTATCGAACTCTCTTTAATGATGTTATTCGTGGTCAAAGTGCACACGAGAGTGACTCTCCCAGCTACTCCAAAAGTGACTCCAACAGCAACTACAATGGTGACTCACACAAAAACCACACGAATTCCTACAACAAAATGCACAGTGACGCCCGTAATGACTCTGACGGCAAAAGAACTAATTCCGAGTCCAAAGAAGTTCCT ggGAACCCTGGAATTGATCTGATGGAGAATCCTTTTGATTGCGTTTTCGGTAATCTGGCTCTAAGGGAGGAGATTCGTCTCCCTAATACCTCAAGCATACTCCCCGGGACACATACTCGTGGCCATAAGAGATCTCACCGGAGGCGACGAATGCGCCATCAGGATGTCCCCATAAATCCTCAACATATGGGATAa
- the LOC121234350 gene encoding uncharacterized protein LOC121234350 isoform X2, with amino-acid sequence MGEILYDLEQALRSKKEKIRPEEEDFFRACKSDASRFFRFNALAAGCLTFSGRLNLLSQISLSVGAAALFGLWRFGRHLDSCVDRVLAHTGDRMQFELANIILTKYRHDPWRMQLISKHFFPEEVFDDTNPDQPKLLWRYRTLFNDVIRGQSAHESDSPSYSKSDSNSNYNGDSHKNHTNSYNKMHSDARNDSDGKRTNSESKEVPGNPGIDLMENPFDCVFGNLALREEIRLPNTSSILPGTHTRGHKRSHRRRRMRHQDVPINPQHMG; translated from the exons atggGCGAAATCTTGTACGATCTCGAACAAGCTCTCAGGTCCAAAAAG GAGAAAATAAGGCCTGAAGAGGAAGACTTTTTCCGAGCTTGCAAGTCCGATGCCTCTCGGTTTTTTAGGTTTAACGCTCTTGCTGCCGGCTGCCTTACGTTTTCAG GGCGACTGAATTTGCTTTCTCAAATCAGCCTTTCAGTAG GAGCTGCAGCTTTATTTGGGTTGTGGAGGTTTGGTCGGCACCTTGATTCATGTGTTGATCGTGTTCTTGCACACACTGGAGATCGAATGCAGTTTGAGTTGGCAAATAT AATATTAACAAAGTACCGGCATGATCCTTGGAGAATGCAGCTTATCTCTAAGCATTTCTTTCCTGAAGAAGTTTTTGATGATACAAACCCAGATCAGCCAAAACTACTGTGGCGGTATCGAACTCTCTTTAATGATGTTATTCGTGGTCAAAGTGCACACGAGAGTGACTCTCCCAGCTACTCCAAAAGTGACTCCAACAGCAACTACAATGGTGACTCACACAAAAACCACACGAATTCCTACAACAAAATGCACAGTGACGCCCGTAATGACTCTGACGGCAAAAGAACTAATTCCGAGTCCAAAGAAGTTCCT ggGAACCCTGGAATTGATCTGATGGAGAATCCTTTTGATTGCGTTTTCGGTAATCTGGCTCTAAGGGAGGAGATTCGTCTCCCTAATACCTCAAGCATACTCCCCGGGACACATACTCGTGGCCATAAGAGATCTCACCGGAGGCGACGAATGCGCCATCAGGATGTCCCCATAAATCCTCAACATATGGGATAa
- the LOC121234350 gene encoding uncharacterized protein LOC121234350 isoform X3 encodes MGEILYDLEQALRSKKEKIRPEEEDFFRACKSDASRFFRFNALAAGCLTFSATGRLNLLSQISLSVGAAALFGLWRFGRHLDSCVDRVLAHTGDRMQFELANIILTKYRHDPWRMQLISKHFFPEEVFDDTNPDQPKLLWRYRTLFNDVIRGQSAHESDSPSYSKSDSNSNYNGDSHKNHTNSYNKMHSDARNDSDGKRTNSESKEVPSCKDLSAWRSRLYNEHSQKLCEQWY; translated from the exons atggGCGAAATCTTGTACGATCTCGAACAAGCTCTCAGGTCCAAAAAG GAGAAAATAAGGCCTGAAGAGGAAGACTTTTTCCGAGCTTGCAAGTCCGATGCCTCTCGGTTTTTTAGGTTTAACGCTCTTGCTGCCGGCTGCCTTACGTTTTCAG CAACAGGGCGACTGAATTTGCTTTCTCAAATCAGCCTTTCAGTAG GAGCTGCAGCTTTATTTGGGTTGTGGAGGTTTGGTCGGCACCTTGATTCATGTGTTGATCGTGTTCTTGCACACACTGGAGATCGAATGCAGTTTGAGTTGGCAAATAT AATATTAACAAAGTACCGGCATGATCCTTGGAGAATGCAGCTTATCTCTAAGCATTTCTTTCCTGAAGAAGTTTTTGATGATACAAACCCAGATCAGCCAAAACTACTGTGGCGGTATCGAACTCTCTTTAATGATGTTATTCGTGGTCAAAGTGCACACGAGAGTGACTCTCCCAGCTACTCCAAAAGTGACTCCAACAGCAACTACAATGGTGACTCACACAAAAACCACACGAATTCCTACAACAAAATGCACAGTGACGCCCGTAATGACTCTGACGGCAAAAGAACTAATTCCGAGTCCAAAGAAGTTCCT AGCTGCAAGGATCTATCTGCATGGCGGTCTAGACTCTACAATGAACATTCCCAAAAATTGTGCGAACAGTGgtattga
- the LOC121234350 gene encoding uncharacterized protein LOC121234350 isoform X4, which yields MGEILYDLEQALRSKKEKIRPEEEDFFRACKSDASRFFRFNALAAGCLTFSATGRLNLLSQISLSVGAAALFGLWRFGRHLDSCVDRVLAHTGDRMQFELANILSLSISFLKKFLMIQTQISQNYCGGIELSLMMLFVVKVHTRVTLPATPKVTPTATTMVTHTKTTRIPTTKCTVTPVMTLTAKELIPSPKKFLGTLELI from the exons atggGCGAAATCTTGTACGATCTCGAACAAGCTCTCAGGTCCAAAAAG GAGAAAATAAGGCCTGAAGAGGAAGACTTTTTCCGAGCTTGCAAGTCCGATGCCTCTCGGTTTTTTAGGTTTAACGCTCTTGCTGCCGGCTGCCTTACGTTTTCAG CAACAGGGCGACTGAATTTGCTTTCTCAAATCAGCCTTTCAGTAG GAGCTGCAGCTTTATTTGGGTTGTGGAGGTTTGGTCGGCACCTTGATTCATGTGTTGATCGTGTTCTTGCACACACTGGAGATCGAATGCAGTTTGAGTTGGCAAATAT CTTATCTCTAAGCATTTCTTTCCTGAAGAAGTTTTTGATGATACAAACCCAGATCAGCCAAAACTACTGTGGCGGTATCGAACTCTCTTTAATGATGTTATTCGTGGTCAAAGTGCACACGAGAGTGACTCTCCCAGCTACTCCAAAAGTGACTCCAACAGCAACTACAATGGTGACTCACACAAAAACCACACGAATTCCTACAACAAAATGCACAGTGACGCCCGTAATGACTCTGACGGCAAAAGAACTAATTCCGAGTCCAAAGAAGTTCCT ggGAACCCTGGAATTGATCTGA